Proteins from a single region of Lachnospiraceae bacterium:
- a CDS encoding D-alanyl-D-alanine carboxypeptidase, whose product MRKTIAFVLIAAFWLSYIFLPIPFLPEGTIEAAAEETETDTASDSDPAAASLGITSPGAILMETRTGQILYEQGSHKQLRPASVTKIMTILLAYEAVRDGKATMDDMVTVSDNAAGYGGSTILLESGEQIALKNLIKGMCIASGNDAAIATAEYIGGSQEGFVALMNQRAQELGMNDTHFVNPCGLDADGHVTSAHDIALMSRELLNHFPEVTEYTTTWHEMMPHVWRSGPGETDMANTNKMIQSYEGMTGLKTGFTRLAKYSLSGTATRGDLSLIAVIMGAETKEIRTSEVTALLNYGFGNYGFLNLETDGTQADTLTISGSNIQQLPVLIQGNVGVLTNKGQSLDPSSLQTEIVYAEPVSLPVKAGDPIGEIIYRSESQEIARLPLVAGCDAERAGFIQILSQLTGRLLGRPARQDQTPSPADESLPEN is encoded by the coding sequence ATGAGAAAAACGATCGCATTTGTTTTAATAGCCGCATTTTGGCTTAGCTACATTTTTTTACCGATTCCCTTTTTACCAGAGGGCACTATCGAGGCTGCTGCCGAAGAAACTGAAACTGATACTGCTTCCGACTCTGACCCGGCGGCTGCCTCCCTGGGTATCACTTCGCCCGGTGCCATTTTAATGGAGACGCGGACCGGACAGATTCTCTATGAACAGGGCAGCCATAAACAGCTACGCCCGGCCAGTGTGACTAAAATCATGACAATTTTATTGGCTTATGAAGCTGTACGGGATGGAAAAGCTACCATGGACGACATGGTCACCGTCAGCGACAATGCCGCCGGCTATGGAGGCTCTACCATTCTTTTAGAGAGCGGTGAACAAATCGCCTTAAAAAACCTCATCAAGGGCATGTGCATTGCCTCTGGCAATGATGCCGCCATCGCAACTGCTGAATATATCGGCGGCAGCCAAGAGGGCTTCGTTGCGCTCATGAACCAGCGCGCCCAGGAGCTTGGCATGAACGATACCCATTTTGTCAACCCCTGCGGCCTGGATGCAGACGGCCATGTCACCAGCGCGCATGATATTGCGCTGATGTCTCGTGAGCTTCTGAATCATTTTCCTGAAGTCACCGAATATACAACCACCTGGCATGAAATGATGCCCCATGTCTGGAGAAGTGGCCCCGGCGAAACGGATATGGCCAATACTAATAAAATGATTCAGAGCTATGAGGGTATGACAGGTCTCAAAACCGGCTTTACCCGCCTGGCAAAATATTCTCTTTCCGGCACGGCAACCCGCGGCGACCTAAGCCTGATCGCCGTCATCATGGGGGCGGAAACCAAAGAGATCCGCACCAGTGAGGTTACAGCTCTGCTCAATTACGGCTTTGGCAATTATGGCTTTTTAAATCTGGAAACCGATGGCACCCAGGCCGATACGCTTACCATAAGCGGCAGCAACATACAGCAGCTTCCCGTACTCATTCAGGGCAATGTCGGCGTTCTGACCAATAAAGGACAGTCCCTTGACCCTTCCTCCCTGCAAACGGAAATTGTCTATGCGGAGCCCGTTTCCCTGCCAGTCAAAGCAGGAGATCCGATCGGCGAGATTATTTATCGCTCTGAATCGCAGGAAATTGCCCGTCTTCCTCTTGTCGCAGGCTGTGATGCTGAGCGTGCCGGCTTCATCCAGATCTTGTCTCAGCTTACAGGCCGGCTTTTGGGCCGCCCTGCCCGCCAAGACCAAACTCCTTCGCCAGCTGACGAAAGCCTTCCAGAGAATTAA
- a CDS encoding dipeptide epimerase, translating into MKIKEIQIGEVQIPLVTPFRTALRTVEAVDDILIRVIGDNGMEGFGEAPPTAVITGDTKGSIRTAVQEFIAPALIGMEIEDMDGIMKKLHGCILKNTSAKAAVDMALYDLYAKNLGQPLYKVLGGHSAKVETDLTISVGPVETMVDDSLKAAKQGFRILKIKVGKEGLADVERIRAIREAVGKDIQLRVDANQGWSAKEAVRIISALEDLDLNIDLVEQPVGAHDLAGMQYVTQHVATPILADESVFCAEDAIRIIQMGAADLINIKLMKTGGIYEALKICGIAEIYGVECMMGCMLESKLAVSAGAHLAGAKGIITRADLDGPGLCRIDPYEGGPQYQANWIYLNETPGLGITKVPCFA; encoded by the coding sequence ATGAAGATTAAAGAAATACAAATCGGAGAGGTGCAGATTCCATTGGTAACGCCGTTTCGTACGGCGCTGCGTACAGTCGAGGCCGTGGATGATATTCTGATACGGGTGATCGGCGATAATGGTATGGAAGGATTCGGAGAGGCGCCGCCGACTGCCGTGATTACCGGCGACACCAAGGGCTCCATCCGTACAGCTGTGCAGGAGTTTATTGCGCCGGCGCTCATTGGCATGGAAATAGAGGATATGGACGGTATCATGAAAAAGCTGCATGGTTGCATTTTGAAAAATACTTCTGCAAAAGCGGCCGTGGATATGGCCCTGTATGATTTGTATGCGAAGAATCTGGGCCAGCCGCTTTACAAGGTGCTGGGCGGTCACAGTGCCAAAGTAGAGACGGATTTGACGATTAGCGTAGGACCTGTTGAAACAATGGTGGATGACAGCCTGAAAGCGGCAAAGCAGGGTTTTCGGATTTTAAAGATTAAGGTTGGCAAGGAAGGACTGGCGGATGTAGAACGGATCCGCGCGATTCGTGAGGCGGTCGGAAAGGATATTCAGCTGAGAGTAGATGCCAATCAGGGGTGGAGCGCCAAAGAGGCTGTGCGCATCATCAGTGCGCTGGAGGATCTGGATTTGAATATTGATCTGGTAGAGCAGCCGGTAGGGGCACATGATCTTGCGGGCATGCAGTATGTGACGCAGCATGTGGCAACGCCGATCTTGGCAGACGAAAGTGTCTTTTGTGCAGAGGATGCAATCCGCATTATCCAGATGGGAGCGGCGGATTTGATCAATATTAAGCTCATGAAGACCGGCGGTATTTATGAGGCTCTGAAAATTTGCGGCATTGCCGAAATATACGGAGTGGAGTGCATGATGGGCTGTATGCTGGAGAGCAAATTGGCAGTAAGTGCCGGCGCGCATCTGGCGGGAGCAAAAGGAATTATTACTCGGGCCGATCTGGACGGCCCGGGGCTGTGCCGGATAGATCCCTATGAGGGAGGGCCGCAGTATCAGGCTAATTGGATCTATTTAAATGAAACGCCGGGGCTTGGCATCACGAAGGTGCCCTGCTTTGCATGA
- a CDS encoding C40 family peptidase, whose translation MKTGIIQVGIAPLYAEPKEQQVLIDEGLYGMEAEILEQEGSFCRVRMEYRYEGYIHKEHIREGGWPAGERLRVLKNQIDVMNKPEVDSICLATMPRGSVLQKGRQPAPEGWISVRLANGAEGYTKKSFLHAYQPLSFEKPAAEEELLRQRLVDAAKAYEGTAYRWGGKSPQGIDCSGLCSMAYLLNGIVIYRDAAIKDGFPIHRIAKEAMKKGDLVLFKGHVAMYIGGPRKLYIHSTARAGSDGVDYNSFEPGDSLYRQDLAEGILEVGSLFGEEQKA comes from the coding sequence ATGAAAACAGGAATAATTCAAGTGGGTATCGCACCGCTTTATGCAGAGCCAAAGGAGCAGCAGGTGCTGATTGACGAAGGCTTGTACGGTATGGAGGCAGAGATTTTAGAGCAGGAGGGAAGCTTCTGCAGGGTGCGGATGGAGTATCGGTATGAGGGATATATTCACAAAGAGCATATCCGAGAAGGAGGATGGCCGGCCGGTGAAAGGCTGAGGGTTTTGAAAAACCAGATTGACGTGATGAACAAACCTGAAGTGGATAGCATATGCCTAGCAACCATGCCCCGCGGCAGTGTGCTGCAGAAAGGAAGGCAGCCGGCGCCTGAGGGATGGATCTCTGTGCGTCTGGCAAACGGAGCAGAAGGATATACCAAAAAGAGTTTTCTGCATGCCTATCAGCCATTATCCTTTGAGAAGCCGGCGGCAGAGGAGGAGCTGCTGCGGCAGCGCTTAGTCGACGCGGCAAAAGCTTATGAAGGGACGGCATACAGATGGGGAGGAAAATCTCCGCAGGGAATTGATTGTTCAGGTCTTTGCAGTATGGCTTATCTGCTTAATGGAATCGTGATTTATCGGGATGCCGCCATTAAAGACGGGTTTCCCATTCACCGCATTGCCAAGGAAGCGATGAAAAAAGGCGATCTGGTTCTGTTTAAAGGCCATGTGGCAATGTATATCGGAGGACCCAGAAAGCTTTATATTCATAGTACGGCCAGAGCCGGCAGCGATGGAGTGGACTATAATAGCTTTGAACCGGGAGACTCCTTGTATCGTCAGGATTTGGCTGAAGGCATTTTGGAGGTAGGCAGTCTTTTCGGTGAGGAGCAGAAGGCATAA